A genomic window from Aquitalea aquatilis includes:
- a CDS encoding carbohydrate porin, protein MSHSLPASWSRSKTAVVVVSACAAWASAGNVQAESTMNLAEQAEVNPAELPEADQTVQAKPADQWTGVWNRSTLLGDMGGLRSSLGQHGITLGLTEDSEYLSNVSGGLKHGSEYHGVTTLTLGLDTQRAGLWEGGSANVSVLDIHGDSFSADHVGSLQTSSGTEAAATTRLWEAWYQQKLFNGKADIKIGQQSIDQEFMVSQYAGTFMGTMFGWPAIPSDDMTAGGPAYPLSGLGVRLRGKLTDQLSVLGGVFAGDPAGTSNSDSQQANKHGTAFNLHGGSLWISELQYGLNQPGDGQLDDGKPKGLPGTYKLGAWYQNAKFGDQRYDDTGLSLADPNSSGNAAQHRGNYSIYAVADQMLWRPAEDSSRTLNAFTRLMWAPGDRNQISFSANAGITLTAPFNGRDSDVAGLAVGYVKVGNHLRAYDEDTATANGNPLYPVRRDETFVEATYQYQLTPWWQLQGDLQYTLKPGAGTVSSTDSTQTQHIPNAWVVAVKTVITF, encoded by the coding sequence TTGAGCCACTCGCTACCCGCATCCTGGTCGCGCAGCAAAACGGCTGTGGTGGTGGTGTCTGCCTGCGCTGCATGGGCAAGCGCAGGCAATGTCCAGGCAGAATCCACCATGAATCTGGCAGAACAGGCAGAGGTCAATCCGGCAGAGCTACCGGAAGCCGACCAGACTGTACAAGCCAAACCAGCAGACCAATGGACCGGCGTATGGAACCGCTCCACCCTGCTGGGTGACATGGGCGGCCTGCGCAGCAGCCTTGGCCAACACGGCATCACGCTGGGGCTGACGGAAGACAGCGAATACCTGAGCAACGTGTCTGGCGGACTGAAGCATGGCAGCGAATACCATGGCGTCACCACCCTGACCTTGGGGCTGGACACGCAAAGAGCCGGCCTGTGGGAAGGCGGATCGGCCAATGTCAGCGTACTGGACATCCATGGTGACAGTTTTAGCGCCGACCATGTCGGCAGCCTGCAAACATCCAGCGGCACTGAGGCAGCAGCCACTACCCGGCTGTGGGAAGCCTGGTACCAACAAAAACTCTTCAATGGCAAGGCTGATATCAAGATCGGTCAACAGAGTATCGACCAAGAGTTCATGGTCAGTCAGTATGCCGGTACTTTCATGGGTACCATGTTCGGCTGGCCGGCCATCCCATCCGACGACATGACAGCCGGAGGCCCGGCCTATCCGCTCTCCGGGCTGGGCGTGCGCTTGCGTGGCAAGCTGACTGATCAGCTGTCAGTGCTGGGCGGCGTGTTCGCGGGCGATCCAGCCGGCACCAGCAACAGTGACTCCCAGCAGGCCAACAAGCACGGCACTGCCTTCAATCTGCACGGTGGCAGCTTGTGGATCAGCGAACTGCAATATGGTCTGAACCAGCCGGGTGATGGCCAGCTGGATGATGGAAAGCCGAAGGGCCTGCCGGGCACCTACAAGCTGGGTGCCTGGTATCAGAACGCAAAATTTGGCGACCAGCGTTATGACGATACCGGTCTGTCACTGGCGGACCCTAACAGCTCCGGCAATGCCGCGCAGCATCGTGGCAATTACAGTATTTACGCCGTGGCCGACCAGATGCTATGGCGTCCGGCGGAAGACAGCAGCCGTACCCTCAATGCTTTTACCCGCCTGATGTGGGCACCGGGCGACCGGAACCAGATCAGCTTCAGCGCCAATGCCGGTATCACTTTGACGGCCCCGTTCAATGGTCGCGACAGCGACGTGGCGGGTCTGGCCGTGGGCTATGTGAAGGTGGGCAACCATCTGCGTGCATATGACGAGGATACGGCCACAGCCAACGGTAATCCGCTGTACCCGGTACGCCGTGATGAGACTTTTGTCGAAGCCACCTACCAGTACCAGCTCACCCCGTGGTGGCAATTGCAAGGCGACCTGCAATATACGCTGAAACCCGGCGCGGGCACAGTGTCCAGCACTGACAGCACCCAGACCCAACACATTCCGAATGCCTGGGTAGTGGCCGTGAAAACCGTGATTACCTTCTGA
- a CDS encoding DUF932 domain-containing protein, which produces MGSMLAGTRGTAWGLVNAMTEYVDHRRRARSQDYRLDSAWFGQGAQLKGKALEHALALVE; this is translated from the coding sequence ATGGGTTCGATGCTCGCGGGCACTCGGGGTACGGCATGGGGCTTGGTGAATGCCATGACCGAGTATGTCGATCATCGCCGTCGAGCCCGTAGTCAGGATTACCGTCTCGATTCGGCCTGGTTCGGTCAGGGTGCCCAACTCAAGGGCAAAGCACTGGAACATGCACTGGCCTTGGTGGAGTGA
- the tatA gene encoding Sec-independent protein translocase subunit TatA, translated as MGSFSLLHWVIVLLVVILIFGTRKLKNVGEDLGGAVRGFRRGMQGDDDSLPPVRPSRGDDAI; from the coding sequence ATGGGCTCGTTCAGTCTGTTGCATTGGGTAATTGTGTTGCTGGTGGTCATCCTGATTTTCGGTACCCGTAAGCTGAAAAATGTCGGTGAGGATCTGGGTGGTGCCGTGCGTGGTTTTCGGCGTGGTATGCAGGGGGACGACGACTCATTGCCGCCAGTCCGGCCATCGCGTGGTGATGATGCTATCTGA